A single region of the Salvelinus sp. IW2-2015 linkage group LG20, ASM291031v2, whole genome shotgun sequence genome encodes:
- the moto gene encoding meiosis-specific coiled-coil domain-containing protein MEIOC, translating to MAFDRFQSASAGSDSFFSTNKHQTCGTEDNERLLQPYVPLPDFSLPEEPPMSYTPWSAQDDPYQLINCTQNNVKSRNLPDGNDCGSEADLYGLVSNILEEANQMDSYYTEETLSQLKSVWSPKSMSDDCQQYFQSESKVQSNFLPNHVYPESFSKAQGQPMNRGSEEFYQRFNGFDTSDQQWLLPSCNGDMDTRYSLQTQELPKPPGLPLPNVGNAYCSNTRPSKHEYNTAEKVGGFCGSGNAFSGHMDAFAPSFCPQSKINSQCFDHYYEEFPGQISAKPRRTKQYTMQEVNKLASNIQALMVGEQDNACGREPQNRQSVQMQYDNIMAEQRNFSNTRMPGQSTQAMQFKKELGGEYGAMQRETDGGMKSKQPLQSDFDSKDLSGFGPQHVEYFQQPNSFSASFNPTISHQNKMAVQKGSNPLSTGLSLNQYHYTGQQNQLQNKLKQQHQQPKGNCLSSGPSKMLSHSVSEFVPQHSHQMQRGPPPCIQDYSQGDGPSNHSSREGQNQVGMGMGGLRRGASDSDFEMQLDKSRMHMAGLVADGCSSTQRLDGKTRLQTSTHMTGDGDKKQGLLQNPYLDLLGSMYGSQRFGGGNGTVNAGKNPTFLPCMYQAVNDPRQNSCHMSLNSASFNSRSSYLYGGSIPPMDLCDLLPDGEFAAFNPYLNDXMGSSGENPYPGMMGGLRSPRIMRNRGGPMSQLHXHLEECYEQWRVLEKERKKTEDVLTMSYPGKRISVVTSSALPKIPPNPSRVDRLIVDQIREQAKVVSLLGKMERLRSFPLHANICSALDRHLEAIYITQARRKEEFVNTSNRQRQASAHFREDRDILLLATALKDLCLTTRKSRTALWCALQMTLPKSNTDKLDEQSTSEXTSPGRTLIQF from the exons GAATCTCCCAGATGGAAATGACTGTGGAAGTGAAGCTGATCTCTATGGGCTGGTGTCAAATATCTTGGAGGAGGCTAATCAAATGGACAGTTACTATACTGAAGA GACATTATCCCAACTGAAATCTGTCTGGTCTCCCAAGTCAATGAGCGACGATTGCCAGCAGTACTTCCAGTCAGAGTCCAAAGTGCAGTCCAACTTTCTGCCGAACCATGTTTACCCTGAGTCTTTCAGTAAAGCACAAGGGCAGCCAATGAACAGAGGTTCCGAAGAGTTCTACCAGCGTTTCAACGGCTTTGATACCAGTGACCAGCAGTGGCTCCTCCCTTCCTGCAATGGAGATATGGACACTAGATACTCTCTACAGACCCAAGAGCTGCCGAAGCCGCCGGGGCTACCGCTGCCCAACGTGGGGAACGCCTACTGTTCAAACACGAGGCCGAGTAAACACGAGTACAACACAGCTGAGAAGGTTGGAGGGTTCTGTGGGTCTGGGAACGCTTTTTCTGGCCACATGGATGCCTTCGCACCCTCCTTCTGCCCCCAGAGCAAGATAAACAGCCAGTGCTTTGACCACTACTATGAAGAGTTCCCAGGCCAGATCAGCGCCAAGCCCAGAAGGACCAAGCAGTACACCATGCAAGAGGTCAACAAGCTGGCCAGCAACATCCAGGCTCTGATGGTGGGTGAGCAGGACAACGCATGTGGTAGGGAGCCCCAGAACCGGCAGAGTGTGCAGATGCAGTATGACAACATCATGGCCGAACAGAGGAACTTCTCCAACACCAGGATGCCTGGGCAAAGCACTCAAGCCATGCAGTTTAAGAAGGAACTGGGAGGGGAGTATGGAGCCATGCAGAGGGAGACTGATGGCGGAATGAAGAGCAAACAGCCGCTACAGAGTGACTTTGATTCCAAAGACTTATCTGGATTTGGTCCACAACACGTTGAGTATTTCCAACAACCAAACTCATTCTCAGCGTCTTTCAATCCTACAATTTCTCACCAAAACAAGATGGCTGTCCAGAAAGGAAGCAATCCCCTCTCTACGGGCCTGAGTCTGAACCAGTACCATTATACGGGCCAGCAGAACCAGTTGCAGAACAAACTcaagcagcagcatcagcagccAAAGGGAAACTGTTTATCCTCTGGGCCGTCCAAGATGCTGTCCCACTCTGTGTCTGAGTTTGTACCTCAGCACTCCCACCAGATGCAGAGAGGACCACCACCGTGCATCCAGGACTACAGTCAGGGGGACGGGCCCAGCAACCACAGCAGCAGGGAAGGACAGAACCAGGTCGGGATGGGCATGGGCGGGCTGAGGAGGGGAGCCAGCGACAGTGACTTTGAGATGCAGCTGGACAAGAGCAGGATGCACATGGCTGGGCTGGTGGCTGATGGCTGCTCCTCCACTCAGCGCTTGGATGGGAAGACAAGGCTCCAGACCAGCACTCACATGACAGGAGACGGGGACAAGAAGCAGGGGCTCCTGCAGAACCCTTACCTCGACCTACTCGGCAGCATGTATGGCTCTCAGAGATTCGGCGGAGGAAACGGCACAGTCAACGCAGGAAAGAACCCAACCTTTCTGCCTTGCATGTATCAGGCTGTGAATGACCCCAGACAGAACTCCTGCCACATGTCTCTGAACTCTGCCAGCTTCAACTCCAGATCCTCCTACCTCTACGGCGGTTCCATCCCCCCCATGGACCTGTGTGACCTGCTGCCAGACGGGGARTTTGCAGCTTTCAACCCTTACCTCAATGACRTKATGGGCTCCAGYGGAGAGAACCCYTACCCAGGGATGATGGGAGGCCTCCGCTCCCCGAGGATAATGAGGAACCGGGGAGGACCCATGAGCCAGCTCCACTYCCACCTGGAGGAGTGCTATGAGCARTGGAGAgtcctggagaaggagaggaagaag ACAGAGGACGTCCTTACCATGAGTTATCCTGGAAAGCGGATTTCTGTGGTGACCAGCAGTGCCCTCCCCAAAATCCCACCTAACCCTTCCAGAGTGGACCGTCTCATCGTGGACCAGATCCGAGAACAAGCCAAG GTGGTGAGCCTTCTGGGTAAAATGGAGCGTCTGCGTAGCTTCCCCCTCCATGCCAATATTTGTTCAGCGCTGGACAGACACCTCGAGGCTATTTACATTACCCAGGCCAGACGCAAGGAGGAATTTGTCAACACTTCAAACCGTCAGAGACAGGCCAGYGCACATTTCAGAGAGGACAGAG ATATCCTGCTGCTTGCTACAGCACTGAAGGATCTGTGTTTGACCACAAGGAAGTCCCGCACTGCCCTGTGGTGTGCCCTACAGATGACCCTACCCAAGTCCAACACGGACAAGCTGGATGAGCAGAGCACCTCTGAGGAKACCAGCCCAGGGAGAACACTTATCCAGTTCTGA